GTGGTGAGGCCGATCTCCCGGGCGATCTGCGCGGTGGTGGCGCCCCGGGCCGCCGCGGCGAGGATCCGCGCCTCGACCGGGCTGGCCTCCGCCCGCGGGCGCGGCGGCGGGACGTCCGGGACGGGCTCCACGGTGTGCAGCGAGAGCAGCAGGTTCGGGGTCTGCTCCGGGCTGTCGCTGACCAGGTCGACGGTCATCACGCCCTGCCGCTCACCGCCGCAGGCGGGCGTCCAGGACACCCGGGCCGGGTACCGCGAGCGACGGTGCAGCCGGACGGCCTCGGCGAGCGCCTGCAGGGTGTCGCTGTCCCGGAGGGTGAAGAACTCCAGGATCTTACGGCTGCGGAACTGCCCCGGCAACAGCCCGAATTCGGCCGCCATCGC
The genomic region above belongs to Streptomyces sp. 1331.2 and contains:
- a CDS encoding helix-turn-helix transcriptional regulator, which encodes MRPTEECGPVPEDPQHAVVVWRNRALRLLDHVPLPIAVVEFGGRTLIVNRAMAAEFGLLPGQFRSRKILEFFTLRDSDTLQALAEAVRLHRRSRYPARVSWTPACGGERQGVMTVDLVSDSPEQTPNLLLSLHTVEPVPDVPPPRPRAEASPVEARILAAAARGATTAQIAREIGLTTDGVNYHLARLSRRWRVPNRTALVARAYATGVLAAGTWPPEPAVS